From the Bacillus sp. FJAT-22090 genome, the window CAAGAACGTGGTTTGATCCATCCTCAATGGCTCGAAAATATATTTTTGCACAAATTCTTGCAGCGGGATTCCACTGACAACCTTTACAATTTCACCTAATGTAATAAATCCCAAATCACTATAGATCATGTTGGTTTCAGGTTTATAAACGAGTTGATCCTCGTATATTTCATTTAACACTTCTTCATAACTCAATTTCCGTTCAAAATATGGCCGGTGTGCAATCATTCCCGAAGAATGGGTAAGTAGTTGTTTTATTGTCACGTCTTCTTTACCATTCCGACCAAAGGAAGGGAGTAAGGAGGCGACCCGATCGTTTAAATAGATTTCAGCGTCAGCAAGCAATTTCAAAATGGCTGGTAAGGTTGCCATCACTTTAGTCAATGATGCCACATCGAAAAGGTGGTCTGTCGACATTAGTACCTTATCTTCTTCGGTACTGTTGTATCCCACTGCTTCCTCCAAAATCCATTCGCCCTTATGTTTAATGCGTATAACAGCACCCGGAGTTGTTTGTTTCTCTATTTCATCATGGAGAAATTTTTCAACCAACCGCTTCATTCCTCTCCCCCTCTCTTAAAAAAATATGGACAAACTAAGATGAACAACAATAATAGATTCATAACCGGACATAATCCGCATAAATGATATCTACTCTAACGGTTTCGACATCGCCCGATACTTTCTCCACGGTTCAAAGCCAAGTTTCCCATAAAACTGTTTTAACTGGGTCCAATCAATAATAATTTGGTCGACTCCACGATTCATTAATTCATTGGCTGCCGCCTTAACCAAATCGATACCATAGTGCTTGCCTCTTATACTCCGGTCGATACCTAATGGTCCAATCCCTCCTGTTGGTGCTTGGAATAGAGGTGACCAGTAAACATTTTGTGCGATTATGGGTGAATGATGATCATTGATTCGGCAAAATCCCTGTAGTTTTCCTTCTAAATAAAAGCCAAGAAACTCTCTTCCATTTTGGCTTATACGATCATAATGCAATGCTTCGTAATGCCAACGACCTGGAAAAGACATTTCTAAGAAACGGAGAAGTTCAGGCATATCTTCTTTAGTTAAAACTCGGTAACAGTTTTTGTCATTTGTAAGTTCATACTTGGCTGCTCCCTTTACAGTTCTTAGTAAGTCGATTTCAAC encodes:
- a CDS encoding serine hydrolase domain-containing protein; this encodes MKRLVEKFLHDEIEKQTTPGAVIRIKHKGEWILEEAVGYNSTEEDKVLMSTDHLFDVASLTKVMATLPAILKLLADAEIYLNDRVASLLPSFGRNGKEDVTIKQLLTHSSGMIAHRPYFERKLSYEEVLNEIYEDQLVYKPETNMIYSDLGFITLGEIVKVVSGIPLQEFVQKYIFEPLRMDQTTFLPKVERSRIAPTEYLEHLNGHKYGIVHDDNTEFMGGISGHAGLFSTIGDIAKYCDMLENEGYYNGKQVLNPAWLRKSRENCTPFSEEVRGLGWQLKGSSACPAGDLMSFNTYGHTGFTGTSFYLDPESETTVILLTNRVYFGRHDRMIRLRPRLHNLIAANLSIWKE
- a CDS encoding GNAT family N-acetyltransferase — protein: MIIKSVLDIESAEVVNLWNESLGSRFPMRKELWIQNTLQDKNVLPEASIAIFEHERLVGFVVCKKYQEQLAADMSKDIGWIQCLFVSESKRNSGIGTKLLNHAEQAFKFQNLKEVRLGRDPLHYFPGIPFEDGSAIDFFRKKGYLMESVEIDLLRTVKGAAKYELTNDKNCYRVLTKEDMPELLRFLEMSFPGRWHYEALHYDRISQNGREFLGFYLEGKLQGFCRINDHHSPIIAQNVYWSPLFQAPTGGIGPLGIDRSIRGKHYGIDLVKAAANELMNRGVDQIIIDWTQLKQFYGKLGFEPWRKYRAMSKPLE